The Flaviramulus sp. BrNp1-15 genome has a window encoding:
- the trpS gene encoding tryptophan--tRNA ligase: protein MARILTGIQSTGTPHLGNILGAIIPAIKMAENPENDSYLFIANLHTLTQIKDAKTLRNNTYSTAATWLAFGLDIEKTVFYRQSDVPQVTELSWYLSCFFPYQRLTLAHSFKDKADRLEDVNSGLFTYPMLMAADILLYDAEIIPVGKDQEQHIEMTRDVASRFHAKVGEIFVLPKAEVQKNTMLIPGTDGEKMSKSRNNIINIFLDDKKLRKQIMGIQTDSTPLEEPKDWSTCNCFAIYSLLASDTQIAEMKANYENGGYGYGHAKQALFELIVETFATQRERYNYYMNNLNEVDAALAVGAKKASLVANEVLNRVREKVGY from the coding sequence ATGGCAAGAATACTTACAGGCATACAAAGTACAGGAACACCACATTTAGGAAATATTTTAGGCGCAATTATTCCAGCTATAAAAATGGCGGAAAATCCAGAAAATGATTCCTATTTATTTATTGCAAATCTGCACACATTAACTCAAATTAAAGATGCAAAAACTTTGCGTAATAATACCTATTCTACAGCTGCAACTTGGTTAGCTTTTGGCTTAGATATTGAAAAAACAGTGTTTTACAGACAAAGTGATGTGCCACAAGTAACCGAGTTGTCTTGGTATTTAAGCTGTTTTTTTCCATACCAACGCTTAACCTTAGCACACAGTTTTAAAGATAAAGCAGATAGATTAGAAGATGTAAACTCTGGTTTATTTACTTACCCAATGCTAATGGCTGCCGATATTTTATTGTACGATGCAGAAATTATTCCTGTTGGAAAAGACCAAGAACAGCATATAGAAATGACACGCGATGTAGCCTCTCGTTTTCACGCAAAAGTTGGAGAAATTTTTGTTTTACCTAAGGCAGAAGTGCAAAAAAACACCATGCTTATTCCTGGAACCGATGGTGAAAAAATGAGTAAAAGTAGAAATAACATCATCAACATATTTTTAGATGACAAAAAACTACGCAAGCAAATTATGGGTATTCAAACGGATAGCACACCACTTGAAGAACCTAAAGATTGGAGCACTTGTAACTGTTTTGCAATTTATAGTTTACTAGCCAGTGATACTCAAATAGCTGAAATGAAAGCAAATTATGAAAATGGCGGGTATGGTTATGGACATGCAAAACAAGCTTTATTTGAATTGATAGTTGAAACCTTTGCCACACAACGTGAGCGTTATAATTACTATATGAATAACCTTAATGAAGTTGATGCTGCTCTAGCTGTAGGTGC
- a CDS encoding 1-acyl-sn-glycerol-3-phosphate acyltransferase, producing the protein MKIFKYIFWVLYRIWFYVLVALPIIVLFPVLLLSISKESWYPYFFRLARFWAKFILIGMGFAYRIERQQAPEKGKSYMFIANHTSMADIMLMLVSVKNPFVFVGKKELAKIPLFGFFYKRTCILVDRSSPKSRQAVFLRAQRRLKSGLSICIFPEGGVPEEQIVLDEFKDGAFRLAINHQIPIVPITFADNKKRFSYTFFSGGPGRMRVKIHEFLSTKGLKIEDTKALKEKSREIILNQLQAFNS; encoded by the coding sequence ATGAAGATTTTTAAATATATTTTCTGGGTATTGTACCGCATTTGGTTCTATGTTCTTGTGGCTTTACCAATTATAGTTTTATTTCCAGTGCTTTTATTATCTATTTCAAAGGAATCGTGGTATCCATATTTTTTTAGGCTTGCACGCTTTTGGGCAAAATTTATTTTAATAGGAATGGGTTTTGCTTATCGTATTGAACGCCAACAAGCTCCAGAAAAAGGTAAAAGTTATATGTTTATAGCCAACCATACTTCTATGGCAGATATTATGCTGATGTTGGTATCGGTTAAAAACCCTTTTGTTTTTGTTGGTAAGAAGGAATTGGCTAAAATTCCACTTTTTGGGTTTTTCTACAAGCGTACTTGTATTTTGGTAGATAGAAGTTCTCCAAAAAGCAGGCAAGCGGTTTTTTTAAGAGCGCAACGTAGATTAAAATCTGGATTGAGTATTTGTATCTTCCCAGAAGGTGGTGTTCCTGAAGAACAAATAGTGTTAGACGAGTTTAAAGATGGTGCATTTAGGTTAGCTATTAATCATCAAATTCCCATCGTTCCCATAACATTTGCCGATAATAAAAAGCGTTTTTCATATACTTTTTTTAGTGGAGGCCCTGGAAGAATGCGCGTAAAAATCCATGAATTTTTATCAACTAAAGGCTTAAAGATTGAAGACACTAAAGCTTTAAAAGAAAAGTCGAGAGAAATTATCTTAAACCAATTGCAGGCCTTTAACTCTTAG
- a CDS encoding outer membrane beta-barrel protein — MSDKKHIDRLFQEGLKDFEATPTDAVWENIEAKLNKKKKKRRVVIPIWWQYAGIAALLLLLLTIGGVYFNSPEDIQTNQVVETEESSTNEVNTKNKNTIEGLETVSEKENVVTDNTDSSKEKTKNPSDDSNFNEVPLNKIAPSNESSLVERSASKNKNESKLNQDKNKPLDPNNKLVPSVNNNAIANLSKEEKSVDYNNQNKAQKNAVAISSNEEKNEDVLINKEKVKELIQDSSKNNTAIAKTKDEEKDALAENNTNKEDLTIEEVLEKNKEIIEEEEANNRWSIAPNAAPVYFNTLGNGSSIDPQFNNNAKSGELNMSYGLSASYAINNKLTVRSGINKVNLGYNTNDVVVFQSVGLSSSSRALQNVSPSNNGGSNALSSDVAPVTSFESLSAARLPESLKTTNTSINQSLGYIEVPLEIQYKLSDKKLGVNVIGGFSSFFLNDNEIYSETENGNRTFLGEASNINKVSYSANFGLGFNYKMSKKIDLNLEPMFKYQLNTFKNTSGNFTPFIIGVYTGFAIKF; from the coding sequence ATGAGTGATAAGAAACATATAGACAGATTATTTCAGGAAGGCTTAAAAGACTTTGAAGCCACTCCTACCGATGCTGTTTGGGAAAATATAGAAGCAAAGCTTAACAAGAAAAAGAAAAAACGACGTGTTGTTATTCCTATTTGGTGGCAATACGCAGGTATAGCTGCTCTATTGCTGTTACTTTTAACTATTGGTGGTGTTTATTTTAATTCACCTGAAGACATTCAAACAAATCAGGTTGTTGAAACCGAAGAATCTTCTACTAATGAAGTAAACACGAAGAATAAAAACACAATTGAAGGTTTAGAAACTGTATCTGAAAAAGAAAATGTGGTTACCGACAACACAGATTCATCTAAAGAGAAAACAAAAAATCCATCTGATGATTCTAATTTTAATGAAGTTCCTTTAAATAAAATAGCGCCTTCAAATGAATCTTCTCTTGTTGAACGTTCTGCTTCAAAAAACAAAAATGAAAGTAAATTAAATCAGGATAAAAACAAGCCTTTAGACCCTAATAATAAATTAGTGCCTTCTGTAAATAATAACGCTATTGCAAATCTTTCAAAAGAAGAAAAAAGTGTTGATTATAATAATCAAAATAAAGCACAAAAAAATGCGGTTGCTATATCATCTAACGAAGAAAAAAATGAAGACGTACTAATTAACAAAGAAAAAGTAAAAGAACTTATTCAAGATTCATCAAAAAACAATACAGCTATAGCTAAAACAAAAGATGAAGAAAAAGACGCTTTAGCCGAAAACAACACAAATAAAGAAGATCTTACTATAGAAGAGGTTTTAGAAAAAAACAAAGAAATTATTGAAGAAGAGGAAGCCAACAACAGGTGGAGTATTGCCCCAAATGCTGCGCCTGTTTATTTTAACACCTTGGGTAATGGCTCTTCAATCGATCCACAGTTTAATAACAACGCTAAATCTGGAGAGCTTAATATGAGTTATGGACTTTCTGCCAGTTATGCTATAAACAACAAGTTAACTGTTCGTTCTGGTATAAACAAAGTTAATTTGGGGTACAACACAAACGATGTAGTTGTGTTTCAATCCGTAGGCCTTAGTTCTAGCAGTAGAGCATTACAAAATGTTAGCCCAAGTAATAATGGTGGTAGTAACGCTCTATCATCAGATGTTGCTCCAGTTACCAGTTTTGAAAGTTTAAGTGCTGCCAGATTACCCGAATCTTTAAAAACAACAAATACATCTATTAATCAATCTTTAGGATACATTGAGGTTCCTTTAGAAATTCAATATAAGCTTTCTGATAAAAAATTAGGGGTTAATGTTATTGGTGGTTTTAGTTCGTTCTTTTTAAATGATAATGAAATATATTCTGAAACAGAGAATGGTAACAGAACCTTTTTAGGTGAAGCTAGCAATATAAATAAAGTAAGTTACAGTGCTAATTTTGGATTAGGTTTTAACTATAAAATGTCTAAAAAAATAGATTTGAATTTAGAGCCTATGTTTAAATATCAACTCAATACTTTTAAAAATACTTCAGGTAATTTTACACCATTTATTATTGGTGTTTATACCGGATTTGCTATAAAGTTCTAG
- a CDS encoding RNA polymerase sigma factor — MSLNQLIENCKIDDTKAQGELYKLFSSKLFAICLKYSRNYAEAEDNLQDAFLTIFKKIEQYKNKGSFEGWLKRITINTALQRYRNEKVFDIINESIIEDVELEVDDNAVSIDYLLKIIQELPDRYRLVFNLYVLDGYSHKEIASMLNINVGTSKSNLARARQILKQTIEDYKTIQHSQSL, encoded by the coding sequence TTGAGTTTAAATCAACTCATAGAAAATTGTAAAATTGATGATACTAAAGCACAAGGCGAATTATACAAACTCTTTTCGAGTAAACTATTTGCTATTTGCTTGAAGTATTCGCGCAACTATGCCGAAGCAGAAGATAATTTGCAAGACGCATTTTTAACAATTTTTAAAAAAATTGAACAGTATAAAAATAAAGGCTCTTTTGAGGGATGGTTAAAACGCATTACCATAAACACAGCGTTACAGCGTTACCGAAACGAAAAAGTTTTTGACATAATAAATGAAAGCATAATTGAAGATGTTGAATTAGAAGTTGATGATAACGCAGTTTCCATCGATTATCTTTTAAAAATCATTCAAGAATTACCAGATAGATACAGGTTGGTTTTTAACCTCTATGTTTTAGATGGCTATTCACATAAAGAAATCGCAAGTATGCTTAATATAAATGTAGGGACTTCAAAATCTAATTTAGCACGTGCTAGACAAATTTTGAAACAGACAATTGAAGATTACAAAACAATACAACATTCACAATCATTATAA